From a region of the Mercurialis annua linkage group LG1-X, ddMerAnnu1.2, whole genome shotgun sequence genome:
- the LOC126675836 gene encoding uncharacterized protein LOC126675836, producing MSYANRHLARSTFTNLSKRAEDILNDNYIQSLKLVVSNSNDNVKTVYDHKTKFIVDLKERTCTCRRFDIDEIPCPHAMAILKEFNQDPYKFCSHYFTKEIILKTYEETVYPVVDESLWNVPEEVAQKIVNTPQGRTKSGRPRKKRIRSAEETTNHNKCSRCEKKGHNVKTCRNMPKKK from the exons ATGAGCTACGCGAATAGGCATTTGGCACGATCAACTTTCACAAACCTATCAAAAAGAGCAGAAGATATATTGAATGACAATTACATTCAGTCATTGAAATTAGTG GTTTCAAATTCAAATGACAATGTGAAGACAGTCTATGATCATAAAACAAAGTTCATTGTCGACCTTAAAGAAAGAACGTGCACATGTAGGAGATTCGACATTGATGAAATTCCTTGCCCACATGCAATGGCAATACTCAAAGAATTCAATCAAGATCCTTACAAATTTTGTTCGCATTATTTCACAAAAGAAATAATACTGAAGACATATGAAGAAACAGTATATCCAGTGGTAGATGAAAGTTTGTGGAATGTCCCAGAAGAAGTGGCACAAAAGATTGTTAATACACCACAAGGAAGAACAAAGTCGGGAAGGCCTAGGAAGAAAAGAATTAGATCTGCCGAGGAAACTACAAATCATAACAAGTGCAGCAGATGTGAAAAAAAAGGACACAATGTGAAGACATGCAGGAATATGCCTAAGAAAAAATGA
- the LOC126675868 gene encoding PKS-NRPS hybrid synthetase cheA-like: protein MVVRTSDQRQATSSVIGEYIKSKYTNLKTVYKPADILRDMRDDHGIKMSYSKAYRSKVVAQEMVRGKPYDSFSLIPSYLYMLVVANPGSFVKLEVKDDNSFLYVFMALNASIKGWEFCIPVIAVDGTFLTSAYGGMLLTACAQDGNGKIFPLAFSVVDSENDDSWEWFMRRIRDAFKMRSDMCIVSDRHESIKNAAIAVFSEASHVLCTFHLFNNVKRNFKKSSKPLREAFYGAAKAYTTEAFDYYMKQLDGMCRGLKTYLEAVKYKKWTRAHCENNRHKVMTTNIAESMNSRIKAGKDLPITTLLEYLRKMVQE, encoded by the coding sequence ATGGTTGTGAGAACTAGTGATCAAAGGCAGGCAACATCGAGTGTAATTGGTGAATACATTAAATCCAAGTACACCAACCTCAAAACTGTATACAAACCGGCTGATATTTTGAGAGACATGAGAGATGATCATGGAATAAAAATGAGCTACTCTAAAGCCTACAGATCGAAAGTAGTAGCTCAAGAAATGGTAAGAGGAAAACCTTATGACTCTTTTTCATTAATACCAAGCTACTTGTACATGCTAGTGGTTGCAAATCCGGGTTCGTTTGTCAAGTTGGAAGTAAAAGATGACAATAGCTTCCTTTATGTTTTCATGGCATTGAATGCATCTATAAAAGGATGGGAGTTCTGCATTCCGGTAATTGCTGTTGATGGCACTTTCCTTACTTCAGCCTATGGAGGTATGCTTTTAACAGCATGTGCACAAGATGGAAATGGTAAGATATTTCCTCTAGCTTTTTCAGTAGTGGATTCTGAAAACGATGACTCCTGGGAGTGGTTTATGAGGAGAATTAGAGATGCATTTAAGATGCGAAGTGACATGTGTATAGTCTCTGATCGACATGAAAGCATAAAAAATGCAGCCATTGCAGTTTTTTCAGAAGCTTCCCATGTATTGTGCACATTTCATTTATTCAACAATGTTAAAAGAAACTTCAAGAAGTCATCAAAACCACTACGAGAAGCATTTTATGGGGCAGCAAAAGCCTACACAACTGAGGCATTTGACTACTACATGAAGCAACTTGACGGTATGTGCAGAGGTTTAAAGACTTACCTAGAAGCTGTTAAGTATAAAAAATGGACACGAGCACATTGCGAAAATAACAGGCACAAAGTCATGACAACTAATATTGCAGAATCAATGAATTCAAGAATAAAGGCAGGTAAGGATCTCCCAATCACTACACTACTTGAGTACCTACGAAAAATGGTGCAAGAATGA
- the LOC126665756 gene encoding cytochrome P450 81Q32-like → MEISLSYCFLIFFPLYFISKYLLKVNKNLPPSPGLALPIIGHLYLFKKPLHRTFAAISKKHGPILFLKFGSRPVVLVSSPEAAEECFTKNDVVFANRPKLLAGKHLGYDYTTLVWASYGDHWRNLRRIAAVELLSSNRIQMFYNIRLDEIRSLARSLFRESKDAGKFITVDVKSTVFEFTLNVLMRMIAGKRYYVQDTAELGDGKKFKEIVAETFLVSGSSNIGDFVPMLKWVGLTKIENRLQALQASRDTFMQDLIEEHKSVSSDDDSGSGKKCKTMIDVLLELQKQEPEYYTDEIIRGMMLVLLTAGSDTSSGTLEWALTLLVNNPEALIKAREEMDKNIGQSKLLEDSDIDNLPYLQGIINETLRMKPAAPLIPAHESSQECTLGGYKIPRGTMLLVNMFAVHNDPNLWEEPTKFKPERYLKEDGLGYKLLPFGAGRRRCPGEGFALKNIGLALGTLVQCFEWERIGEELVDLTEGSGLSMPKAQPLIAKYRPRPTMVNLLSTI, encoded by the exons ATGGAAATCTCACTTTCTTACTGTTTCTTGATCTTTTTTCCCCTCTATTTTATCTCTAAATATCTGCTCAAAGTCAACAAAAATCTCCCACCAAGTCCCGGACTCGCTTTACCGATCATCGGCCATCTCTATCTTTTCAAGAAACCTCTCCATCGAACCTTTGCTGCCATTTCTAAAAAACACGGCCCAATTCTATTCCTTAAATTCGGATCTCGTCCGGTCGTTCTCGTGTCGTCTCCTGAAGCAGCAGAGGAATGTTTCACGAAGAACGACGTTGTTTTCGCCAACCGACCGAAACTTCTCGCCGGAAAACACCTCGGTTATGACTACACAACTCTTGTCTGGGCCTCCTACGGCGACCACTGGCGTAACTTAAGACGCATAGCCGCTGTTGAGCTTTTGTCGTCTAATCGCATACAGATGTTTTATAACATTCGACTCGACGAGATCAGATCGTTAGCTCGTAGTCTGTTTAGAGAGTCAAAGGATGCTGGTAAATTCATCACCGTTGACGTGAAATCGACTGTGTTCGAGTTTACGCTAAATGTTCTGATGAGGATGATCGCCGGAAAGAGATATTACGTTCAGGACACAGCGGAATTGGGCGATGGAAAGAAGTTTAAAGAAATTGTAGCGGAGACTTTTCTAGTGAGTGGATCAAGCAATATTGGAGATTTTGTGCCGATGTTGAAGTGGGTTGGATTAACTAAGATTGAAAACAGGCTACAAGCACTGCAGGCAAGTAGGGATACATTTATGCAGGATTTGATCGAAGAACATAAGAGTGTAAGCAGTGATGATGATTCGGGTTCAGGAAAGAAGTGCAAGACTATGATTGATGTTCTGCTAGAATTGCAAAAACAGGAACCTGAATACTATACAGATGAAATCATTCGAGGCATGATGTTG GTTTTGTTAACGGCAGGGAGTGACACAAGTTCAGGAACACTAGAATGGGCACTAACACTGTTAGTAAACAATCCAGAAGCGCTAATAAAAGCAAGAGAGGAAATGGACAAAAACATAGGACAAAGCAAACTGCTCGAAGACTCAGACATAGACAATCTTCCTTATCTTCAAGGTATAATTAACGAGACGCTAAGAATGAAGCCGGCTGCACCATTGATACCCGCCCACGAGTCATCACAAGAGTGCACTCTAGGAGGATATAAAATCCCACGTGGCACAATGCTGTTGGTCAACATGTTTGCCGTACACAACGATCCAAACTTATGGGAAGAGCCTACAAAGTTTAAGCCAGAGAGGTACCTTAAGGAAGATGGATTGGGGTACAAGTTATTACCGTTTGGGGCAGGAAGAAGAAGGTGTCCTGGTGAAGGGTTTGCTTTGAAAAATATTGGGTTGGCTTTAGGGA